The DNA sequence CCCTTTGCCCTCATTATAGGCATATGGATATATTTGATGAGGAGGATGTCGAGTGGTGCCGGAGGTGGTGCTGGCGGGCAAATTTTCAACATAGGAAAGTCTCGGGCCAAGCTTTTTGATGAAAAAACCGATACCCGAACCTCCTTTAAGGATGTTGCAGGTCTTGAAGGTGCCAAAGAAGAGGTTCAAGAGATCGTCGAGTTTCTTAAAAATCCTGATAAGTATACCTCGCTTGGGGGTAAAATTCCGAAAGGGGCTTTATTGGTAGGCCCCCCTGGTACAGGAAAGACCCTTTTGGCCAAGGCCGTTGCAGGTGAGGCCAAAGTTCCCTTCTTTTCACTTTCAGGCTCTGATTTTGTAGAAATGTTCGTGGGCGTCGGTGCTTCTAGGGTACGTGATCTCTTCAAACAAGCCAAGGACAAATCACCTTCGATAATCTTCATCGATGAAATTGATGCCATCGGCCGGGCCAGGGGCAAGAACAATTTCACTGGATCTAATGATGAACGCGAGAATACGCTAAACCAATTATTGACCGAAATGGATGGTTTTGGCACCAATACCAACGTAATCGTATTGGCGGCCACCAACCGTGCCGATGTATTGGACAAAGCATTAATGCGTGCCGGTAGATTTGACCGACAGATATATGTTGACCTTCCTGACCTACGTGAGCGCAAAGAAATTTTTGAAGTACACTTAAGGCCCATCAAAACGGCCGAAACACTCGATTTAGACTTTTTGGCCAAGCAAACCCCAGGGTTTTCAGGAGCCGACATTGCCAATGTCTGTAATGAAGCAGCGCTGATTGCGGCAAGAAAAGAGAAAAAAGCGGTTACCAAACAAGATTTTTTGGATGCCGTTGACAGAATTGTGGGCGGTCTTGAGAAAAAGAACAAGATCATCACCCCAGAAGAGAAGAAGACCATTGCCTATCACGAAGCAGGCCATGCTACCGTCAGTTGGATGTTGGAGCATGCCGCACCGTTGGTCAAAGTGACCATAGTGCCAAGGGGCCAATCTTTGGGGGCGGCATGGTACCTTCCAGAAGAACGGCTGATCGTGCGCCCTGAACAAATGCTTGATGAAATGTGTGCCACTATGGGTGGCAGGGCAGCTGAAAAGGTAGTCTTTGGCAAGATTTCGACCGGCGCCCTAAGCGATCTCGAAAAGGTAACAAAACAAGCACGGGCCATGGTCACTATTTATGGATTGAACGATCAACTGGGCAATATCACCTACTATGATTCATCTGGGCAAAACGAATATGGCTTCACAAAACCCTATAGTGAAGAGACCGCCCAGAAAATAGATGAGGAAATATCAAAAATCATAGAGAAACAATATCAGCGGGCCATCAAGTTGCTTGAAGAGAACAAAGACAAACTGACCGAATTGGCCGATAGACTTCTTGACAAAGAAGTAATCTTCAAAGATGACCTCGAGAAAATCTTTGGCAAGCGGCCCTTTGAAAAAGAAGATGAATCACAACCGACTGCTGTTAATGGATACGAAACCAATCCGAAAGCTACTGAAAACGAAACGGGCAAAACCCAAAGCAAAGTAGAAGAGTAACCGTACCTGTCGATGGGCGTATTTGGAAAATTATTCGGAGGAGGAAAAAAGGTTCCCAAAGAAACTGTGGAAACAAGGGGGGAACATATGCCAGATCTGAAAATTCCCGTCGATGAAAAATTTACCATTTATTTCAAGAAAAACGGCGGTAAGTTCATCTATTGTGAACATTTTGATGAGGTTTCCGAGACATTACAGAACATTATCTCAGAGAACAACTGGCAACACCATCTCTTTTACTGTATGGACTCTCGCCTTGCAGACCGATTCTCCTCCGAAAAAATCACCTTCACCCATAAACGAAACGAAAGCGAGATTTTCTTTACCACTTGTGAACACTTAATTGCCCAGAATGGTTCCATTTTGGTCTGTTCGAATCAAATAAAGGGAAAAAAGTTGAACGAACTGCCCTCTAACCTGATTGTCTTTGCCACTACAAGCCAATTGGTCGATTCTATAAGCGAAGCCCTAAAGACCATCAAGGAAAAATATGGAAAAAACATTCCTGATAACATCACCACCCTAAAGCATTTTGAGCCTACTGCCGAAAACCAAAATGATTTTCTTTCGTATGGCAGTGCATCAAAAAATGTCTACCTTTTGCTGCTAGAAGACTATTGATTCGATGAAGGAAATATTCAGGCGCGCCACTACCGGGGTGCTTTATGTCATATTACTGCTTTCTGCGGTTTTTTTGAGTTCAGATGCTTTTGATTTTTTGTTCATGGTCTTTGGGCTGGCCTGTCTCTATGAGTTCAAAAAACTGGTAAGAATTAGGGGCTATTATATCTTTGTTGCCTATCTGGCCCTTTGGTGGGCATTCATCTATTTGGTCAGGGACAAGATGGCCATTAATGTGCTCATGTTTTTGACGATTTCAATCAATATATCCCTACTTTTCTATCTTTTTTCAAAGCGTACCAAACCGTTTTCAGCTGCACAGAAATTTATCACTGGGCTTTTATATATAGGGGGAGGGTGCATTTTTCTTACCATGATTCCCTACAAGGATGACGAATTTGCCAAATACCTTATCATGGGCATCTTCATCTTGATATGGGTAAATGATTCATTTGCCTACCTGGTCGGGAAAAGTATCGGACGAACCAAACCATTTCCATCAATTTCTCCAAAAAAAACGCTTGAAGGTTATTTGGGAGGTCTTATTTTTGCATTGGTGGCAGCTTATTTTTTGGCACGATATGAGCCCATATTAAATCCCACGCAGTGGATGGTCTTGGCAATCATCATTGTCATTACCGGTAATCTTGGTGATTTGCTTGAATCAAAATTCAAGCGCATGGCCGGGGTAAAAGATAGCGGAGCCATAATGCCAGGCCATGGTGGAATGTTGGATCGATTGGACAGCCTCATATTTGCTGCACCGTTTGCCTATTTGGCACTTAATATTTTTTCATATGTTTCATAGAGAAGGTCAAAAGATCATTCTTACAGCATTTTTTTTGGCAGTGGCCATTATCATTGCCGCACAGTATTTTCTGGAAATTGACTGGGTGAGATGGTTGGTTCAGATTGGGGCGTTGGTCATATTGGTTCTCATTCTGCAATTTTTCAGAAACCCGAAACGATTGGTTACCCCAAATTTCGATGAAGTGCTAGCGCCCGTTGATGGTAAGGTGGTTATCATCGATGAGGTTGAAGAACCTGAGTATTTTATGGATAGGCGCAAGCAGGTCTCAATATTCATGTCGCCTTTGAATGTGCACGTGACCCGATACCCGGTCAGTGGTACCATTACCTATTCAAAATACCACCCCGGCAAGTATTTGGTGGCCTGGCACCCCAAATCAAGTACCAAGAACGAAAGAACGACCATAGTCGTACACACCCCAAAATTCGGCCAGATCATGTACCGACAAATTGCAGGGGCCGTGGCCCGCAGAATTGTCAACTATGCCGAAGAGGGGGAGCAAGTCACCCAAGGCACCGATGCGGGTTTTATCAAATTCGGGTCGCGGGTCGATTTATTTCTACCTTTAGATTGTACCATCAATGTCAAATTGAACCAAAAGGTAGTCGGAGCAAAAACCTGTATTGCCTCTTTGCCCAAACAAAATGATTAGTGAAAAGCTACAAAAGAGATTCGATGAAGCGGTAGCGTACGTTAATAGTTTTACCGAACCATTGCCTGCCGATACCCTATTGAAATTGTACGCATATTATAAAATAGCCAATAAGAATTATGACAACCCGGGCAGTAAGACCCCATTGATCAACGCCTTCAAGGCAAATGCATTGATTCAGGCCAAAAACATCACCATCGAACAAGCGATGAAAAAGTATATCAAACTGGTCAACGACGAAATCAAAAAGGCTAAGTAGCCAAATTCGGTTTTGTAGAGTTGCCCCGTTCGATGAAAGTAAAGTAGACTCCCCCAAAAATAGTGGTCAAAAAGTAGAATGCCACCCAGTAGCTTCCGGTGGCAAAGTAAGCATTCATTCCGAACCAGTCGCCGGTCATATAAATCAAGACAAGCCCTGCGATGCCCCTTAACAATTCTATCCATACCGCGTAAATTTTGCGGTCCATCAGGGTGGTATATCCATAAATGCCCACAAAAACAAAGGCCCCGAAGAGCAACAAGCCATCAAAACCAATCTCTGAATAGTTGTAAAACATAAAGAGCATCAATCCAGTATTCAACAATAATTGACAAATGGAATAGCCTTTCAACGCATTCGAGGCCGATGGTTTGTATTTTTCAAAGTTGTACACATTTTCGATTTTCGAAATCGGATACTTCGCTGCCACATCAACGGGTCGCCAGCCAGTGGGCATGAACCAGATACGCAGCTTGTCCCACCAACTTTTGGTACGCCACGCATCTTTTATCAAACGCCAAACGTGCTGAAAATTAATCAAGATCGGATTCCATGTGGCTGCAGGTTTCAAGACACCATATTGCGGGGGCACATCGTCCAGTTCTTTTTGAAAAGTACCGAACATCCTATCCCAAATACAAAGTATCTGCCCCAAGTTCTTATCGATATACTCAGGGTTGATCGCGTGATGTACCCGATGCTGCGATGGTGTCACTATGATATACTCTAACCAACCCATCTTACCGATGTGCTGGGTATGGTACCAAAATTGGGCAAATAAGTGAATAGGGGCCAAAATGGCAATCACTTCATTCGGAACGCCCAAAACCGCAGCAGGTATCAACAGTAGCGCAAAATAACCTATCACATTTGAAATGGACTGTCGTAGGGCACAGGCCAAATTGAACTCTTCACTGCTATGGTGAATGACATGCTGGTTCCAAAAAATATTTACATGGTGGCTCAGGCGATGGTTCCAATATCCGGCAAAGTCAATGGTGATAAAAGCTGCCAACCACACCAACCAGGTACTCTTCAGTTCAACAACGGCCAAATTCTCGACCAAAAAAGGATAGCTGACCAAGACCAGGACCAGACCAAGGGAGTCTTTGATAATGTTTGTAAGGCCTGAGCTGAGACTGCTGACCGTATCCATTACATTATGTTTTTGATTTTTTACGAAATACCCATATAAAATCTCGATCAATACCAAGACCACAAAGAACGGAATGGCATACAACAGGGCTGCGGCATAGGTTTCCATGGCTTAAAGATAAAAATCTTTGAGGTCATTGGCATCGGTAAGATCGGGCAATCGTTCTGACCTGGAATAACATATGAGACTCTTTGAGTGTCTCGCAACGACATTGCGAACGGCTTCTGGCAGCTCTTTTTCGCCCCTATCAGGATTGATTGGGCAATGCACTAGAAACGGATAAATTTCGGCACCTGAAAAACTGAATATGTTCATGCTGATTCGCAGCTCCCCGAAAACATCAAGATATTTATCCATTTCCTTAAGGCTCGGTTTCTCAACTATTTGTTTGAGAAACCCATCTGGGGAGATGGCCATGACGGCATATTTTGCAAGGCGTTCTTTAGCAAAGCCAAGTCCTGAGCCACTATACCCGATGGTGGCGTGCGGTACACTTCTTTTTTTTCGCAGTATATGCAGTGCCTCTGTCGAATACAAGTTATCACCGTTACATACCGTGAAAGATGATTCTTGAAGTTTTGGGTGTTGGTCTAAGCATTGCAATAGTGCATCGGCAGTGCCCAATGGTTTCTCTCGCCCTTTTGGAATGTGCTGTATGGCAAAACGAACATTCAATTGTGGGATTTCATTTTCTGCCAAAAACTGCTTAAAACCCTCATTTTCTTTTGCAGTTATCAAATAGACATTGGAATAACCCGCCTTTGCAGCGTTTTTGAAGAGGTAATACAATAGCGGTTTTCCGCTTTTTCCCAAGGGAATAAGGCTTTTGTGCAGTTTCAGTGCCGCATTTTTTACCAAATCGTCCAATTCGGCAGTTTCTAGACTTCTTTTCATCCGCGAGGAAGCCCCGCCCGCCATAATGACCAAACTGTCATTTGTCATCATATTTTTGTCAGTTTTGTTTCATATGTCGCCAAGGCACCTGCTGCCAAAAAAGCATCGATCACCTTTTGTTCGTCTTTCTTTTCAGCGATGGCCACCATACAGCCACCACCCCCCGAACCGATGGTTTTGGCTCCCAACGCCCCAGCCTTTCTGGCTGCATCCATCATTCTGGCCATTTCTGGCGGTGTATTTTTGATCTTGTCATGGAGAATGTCTTGATGTGCGTTCATCAATTCTCCTAACAACCCTATATCGACCGTGTCTTTTTTCAGCTCTTCTTTTGCTTTCAATGTGATCACATAGTTATGCACGGCCGCATACCAATATGGCCGGTACTCTTTTGGAACAGCGCCGACATATCGTTCGTAATCTGCTTCTACGGCATTCTTCATCATAAATTCAGGAAACGCTTCTTGCACGGTTGCAATGGCTCTTTGCCCATAGACCCTACCATTGTTCAATACCTCGAGTGTTTCTTTTGAAATTCCTGATTCGGCCACGATCACGGCACCAAGGTTATTGTTCAAGGGTGTGCTTTGACCTGTTTGGGTATCGATAAAGAGCAACCCGCCCTGGGCAATGGTATATTGATCCATCAAGCCTCCCGGTTGGTTGAAATATAGAACTTCTGCCTCATAGGCCCACTGCCCAATCTGTGCGTCACTGACCCGAACAGGTTCATTCTGTATAGATAGTAGAAAGCGTAGCCAAGCCACCACAAGGGCCGAAGAACTGGATAGGCCGGCATTGATGGGAATGTTCCCCGAAATCTCAATATCATGGCCCATATCGAATTGGAAGCCTTTTTGCTTCAATACGGCCATCACCGAACGAAAATAATCGTTGGGTTTGATCTTGTTTAAATCATCATCCAAAGAAACAATCAGCCGTTTTCCTGTATCAAGAAGCTGTATGTCAAAAATCTCTCTTTGGTTTGGATTGGCCTTAAGACAGATGAACCTGTCTATTGTGCCCGCAATGACCGGAAGCCCTAAATAATCTTGATGATCCCCAAAGAAACAGATCCTGGCAGGCACTTTTATCGAAACCATCGATCAGGGAATTAGTTCGAGGGGTTTGGTATTCTTCCATTCCCCGCGGGTAAAATCAGGAAACGGTTGTGGTGCCCCACCACTGGCCACCGAGCGTTCGCTCAGAGGTGCCACGGCGCTCCAGAAACAGCCTTCATAAACGTTTTGATCAAGGGGTAGTCCCTTTTGCAAACATTCGACGATACGATACACCATAATGCCATCCATACCCCCATGGCCGCTATCTTTGGCCGTTTCATTCAGCCTTTTGTACAAAGCATGGTCATACTTTTCATATAGCGCCTGCAATTGTCCGCCCTGTACCCATGAATGATGATCTTCGGTCAAGCCTTCAACGCCCCCTTCAAGGGCCACACGGGTAGGAAAACCCGCCAATGCTCCTTTCGTTCCTTGTATAAGGTTCAGGCGTGTGTACGGACGCGGACTTGTTTCATCCCACTGCACCAAAATAGTACGTCCCAAGGCGGTCTTGATAATAGAGGTGTTCATGTCACCCCCTTTATAAGCGAGTTGGTTCCACTGATGGTCTGACGAATAGTTCTTCTCGGCATAGGCTTTTCTTCCCAGAGCAGGAGTAGAATAGGAAACTAAAGTGCCAAAAGTATCTTCTCCCCTACCCAAATTCATGTATTGGGCCACTGGACCCAGTCCATGGGTCGGGTAGAGATTTCCATTTCGTTTTACATAATGGTGGGTACGCCAAGAACCCGTTCCTCTTTCTACCTCGTTCATTTGCCCCCGCAACTCATGAATATAGGCGGCTTCGGCATGTAGCAAATCTCCGATGACCCCTTGTCGGCACATATTGAGGAACATCAGCTCGTCACGGCCATAGTTGACATTTTCCATCATCATGCAGTGCTTCTGGGTGCGCTCAGCGGTATCGACAATGTCCCACATTTCTTGCAGTGTGACCGCGATCGGAACTTCGACAAAGGCATGTGCCCCCCGGTTCATCACCTCGATGGCCATCGGCGCATGGTTGTGCCAGTTGGTAGCGATAAAGACCACATCGGGCCGTACCTCTCTTAACATCAAGCGCCACTTGTCTTCACCACCATAGTATTCGGCAATATTTTGGTGTCGTTCTGTACCGGCAACCTCTTTGACCCATTGCACCTTTTGTTTGACCAGATCTTCATATAAATCGCTAATGGCAACGACCTCGGTGTTGGGCAGTGCCGCCAAGAATTTTAAATGTGTACCGCCACGCGCACCAACCCCAATAAAAGCCGCACGGACGGTCGCTAACTTTGGAGCGGCAAATCCACCCATATATTCAGTATTCTGAGGTCTTTCAGAATGCCCAAGCATATATTCTGGGAATAACGACCAAGAGCCAAGAGCCGCCGTGGACAGGGTTGTCTTCTTAAGAAAATTTCTTCGGTCAAGTTTTGCCATCAGTCCAAATGTTTTTTAAAGAATTTCATTGTTCTATCCCAAGCCAATTCAGCAGCTTCTTTATTATAGCGCGGGGTGGATGTATTATGAAAACCATGGTTCACATCAGGGTACATGAACGCTTGGTATGCCTTGCCATGCTTTTTTAAGGCCTCTTCATAAGCAGGCCAACCGGCATTGACCCGTTCATCCAATCCGGCAAACTGAAGCATTAAAGGTGCATTGATCTTATCAATATTTTCTTTGGGCTGCCCACCATAAAAAGGAACAGCAGCAGCCAAATCCGGCACTTTTACCGCCATCATATTGGAAATCCACCCCCCAAAGCAAAATCCGACCACACCAACTTTGCCCGAACAGTTTGGGTGGTTTTTTAAATACTCAAAAGCAGCGATGAAATCCTCCAACATTTTGTGGCGGTCACGTTTGCGCTGCATCGTTCGGCCTTCATCGTCATTGCCAGGATAGCCTCCCAAAGGGTGCAAAGCATCAGGGGCCAGGGTAATAAAGCCTGCCAGGGCAGCCCGTCTGGCCGTATCTTCAATATAGGGGTTCAATCCTCGATTTTCATGTACGACCACGATGCCCCCTAGTTTTCCATCAAAGTTTTTGGGTTTGGAAAGTAAACCTTTGATTTCTCCACCCCCTTTAGGTGAATTGTAAAAAATGTAATCAGAATCTAAATCAGGACTATTGGGATCGACTAACAGTGTATCCTCATAATTCGGCATCATAAAGCTCATTAACGAAGCCACAGTTATTCCACCAACGGCGTAGACAGACAACTTTTCAATAAATTGTCGGCGTTTCAGTTTATTATGTGCATAATCGTCATAGAGATCAAACACTTCTTGTTTGATATCCTCCTTTTTTAACTTTTTCATTTTCAAGGATTAAAGTTTCTTTAAAATACATTTTCTTCACCGACAGCGAGTCCAATATTGCCCCCTGCCCCAAAAAGCACATAAATGTTCTCTGAGAGTCTCTCAGAAGTAATGGTAACCGAAGACCAATCACGTTGGGCATTGAGAAGCGTTGCAAACAAAAGAACAACAACGAGTAGGGTCTTTTGCATTTCCATGATCTTTGTCTGACTAAAGTACGGAAATGTGGGTTTTGTTCACTCTAAACTCGCCAAACTCTTTTCCAAGGTCTCGATCTTGGCCTCGGCATCAGCTGCCTTTTTACGTTCGAGTTCGACCACTTTAGGTGGAGCGTTGTTCACAAATCGTTCGTTCGAAAGCTTTTTTTGAACCGACTGCAAGAAGCCCCGGGTGTAGTTCAGCTCTTCATTGATTTTTTTAACCTCAGCCTCGATATCAACTGCTCCGTCCATCGGAATGAAATATTCATTGCTCTTCACCCGAAAACTCAAAGCACCTTCAACCGTTTCATTCACCGTGTTGATTTCTGAAATATTGCCCAGTTTTTTGACGATGGCATCCATTTTTGAACTGATGCCCTCTACATTCAATTCCATAAGCTGTAATGCCTCTTTCTGGGGAATATTCTTTTCTTTTCTGATAGTTCTTATCCCCGAAATAACTGCTGAAGCAAAATCAAAGGTTTTGATTATTTTTTCATCAATTGATGCTGTCTTTGGCCAATCGGCAATACAGAGTGCATTTTCAGGTGTTCTTTCTGAGATATGCTGCCATACCTCCTCGGTCAAGAAAGGCATAAATGGATGCAACAGCTTTAGGTTTTCTTCAAATAGGCGAATGACCGTTTCATATGTTTTTCTGTCTATGGGCTGCTGATATGCAGGTTTCACAATCTCGAGGAGCCATGAACAAAAATCGTCCCAGACCAGTTTATAGATGGCCATCAGGGCATCTGAAATACGGTATTTGCCAAAATGACCTTCAATTTCTGCCAAGACTTGGTTGAACCGGGCGGTGTACCAATCAACACCTATTTTGGCAGCTTCGGGTTGATCGATATTGGCAATTTCCCAACCCTTGACCAAGCGAAAGGCGTTCCAAATCTTGTTGGCAAAGTTTGCCCCCTGTTGGCAAAGGGCCTCATCGAACATTAGATCGTTTCCAGCAGCAGAACTAAGCAATAATCCTACCCGAACGCCATCTGCACCATAATCCGCTATCAATTTTAAGGCATCGGGCGAATTGCCCAATTGTTTCGACATTTTACGCCGTTGCTTGTCGCGCACCAATCCGGTAAGATATACACTGTCAAACGGTCGCTCGTCGCGAAATTCATACCCCGCCACTATCATACGTGCCACCCAGAAAAATAGAATGTCGGGAGCGGTCACCAAATCATTGGTCGGATAGTAATACTTCACTTCTTCGTTGTCGGGATCTAAAATGCCGCCGAACACACTGATGGGCCATAACCATGAAGAGAACCATGTATCCAAAACATCAGGGTCTTGGCGTAGCGTCGAGGCGTCGATGTTTGAATTTTTGGTCTTTGCCTTTTCTAAAGCCTCCTCCTTAGTTTCGGCCACCACAAAATCATTTTGCCCAGTACCGTAATAATAAGCAGGTATTTGCTGACCCCACCAAAGTTGACGGGAAATATTCCAATCGCGTATGTTCTCCATCCAATGACGGTAGATGTTTTCGAATTTCTTTGGAAAAAACTTTACTTCCCCACTCTTCAACACTGCCTCAATAGCGGGCTTTGCCAATTCTTCCATCTTTAAGAACCACTGCTCAGATAATCGCGGCTCGATGACAGCTTTGGTACGTTCAGATAGCCCAACTTTGTTGGTGTATTGCTCGGTTTTTACCAAATGTCCATTTTCCTCAAGTTCTTTGGCAATCTCTTTTCGAACCACAAAACGGTCTTTGCCTTCATAATGGAGGCCATAGCTGTTCAAGGAAGCATCCTCATTGAAAATATCGATAACTTCCAAGTTGTGCTTCTCTCCTAAACTTTTATCGTTCTCATCGTGTGCAGGGGTTACTTTTAAACATCCGGTACCAAACTCAACATCTACATATTCATCTTCAATTATGGGAATTACCCTATTGCAAATGGGCACAATGACCTTTTTCCCCTTCAGGTGATGGTATCTTTCGTCATCAGGATTGATACAAACCGCCGTATCGCCCAAAATGGTCTCAGGCCGTGTGGTGGCAATAGTCACTTTTTCATCAGAATCTTCCACGTCATAGGCCAAATAGTACAACAGCCCTTGTTTTTCCTCATAAACGACCTCTTCATCAGATAGGGTGGTCTTGGCTTCGGGATCCCAGTTTACCATACGATACCCACGGTAAATCAGCCCTTTTTGGTACAAATCGACAAAAACCTTGATGACTGAGGCTGACATATCGTCATCCATGGTGAATTTAGTTCGCTTCCAATCACAAGAACAACCCAGTCTCTTCAATTGTTCTAAAATGACGCCCCCGTATTTATCGGTCCACTCCCAGGCATGTTTCAAAAAGTCTTCCCTAGAAATGTTGGCCTTTGAGATGCCCTCTTCTTTCAGTTTTGCCACCACTTTGGCTTCAGTGGCTATGGAAGCATGGTCCATGCCGGGCACCCAACAGGCATTTTTGCCCTGTAAACGCGCCCTGCGAATCAAAACGTCTTGCAGGGTATTGTTGAGCATATGGCCCATGTGCAGCACACCGGTTACGTTGGGTGG is a window from the Muricauda sp. SCSIO 65647 genome containing:
- a CDS encoding valine--tRNA ligase, translating into MQIASKYEPNRVEEHWYAYWLEHDFFSSKPDGREPYTIVIPPPNVTGVLHMGHMLNNTLQDVLIRRARLQGKNACWVPGMDHASIATEAKVVAKLKEEGISKANISREDFLKHAWEWTDKYGGVILEQLKRLGCSCDWKRTKFTMDDDMSASVIKVFVDLYQKGLIYRGYRMVNWDPEAKTTLSDEEVVYEEKQGLLYYLAYDVEDSDEKVTIATTRPETILGDTAVCINPDDERYHHLKGKKVIVPICNRVIPIIEDEYVDVEFGTGCLKVTPAHDENDKSLGEKHNLEVIDIFNEDASLNSYGLHYEGKDRFVVRKEIAKELEENGHLVKTEQYTNKVGLSERTKAVIEPRLSEQWFLKMEELAKPAIEAVLKSGEVKFFPKKFENIYRHWMENIRDWNISRQLWWGQQIPAYYYGTGQNDFVVAETKEEALEKAKTKNSNIDASTLRQDPDVLDTWFSSWLWPISVFGGILDPDNEEVKYYYPTNDLVTAPDILFFWVARMIVAGYEFRDERPFDSVYLTGLVRDKQRRKMSKQLGNSPDALKLIADYGADGVRVGLLLSSAAGNDLMFDEALCQQGANFANKIWNAFRLVKGWEIANIDQPEAAKIGVDWYTARFNQVLAEIEGHFGKYRISDALMAIYKLVWDDFCSWLLEIVKPAYQQPIDRKTYETVIRLFEENLKLLHPFMPFLTEEVWQHISERTPENALCIADWPKTASIDEKIIKTFDFASAVISGIRTIRKEKNIPQKEALQLMELNVEGISSKMDAIVKKLGNISEINTVNETVEGALSFRVKSNEYFIPMDGAVDIEAEVKKINEELNYTRGFLQSVQKKLSNERFVNNAPPKVVELERKKAADAEAKIETLEKSLASLE